The Bordetella sp. FB-8 genome includes a window with the following:
- a CDS encoding NADPH-dependent FMN reductase — MSLNVAVIVGSLRKASFNRCVALAVKELAAPRLNLDIVEIGDLPLYNPDLDEDAPAPWTRFRGEVAKADAVLFVTPEYNRSMPGAMKNAIDVGSRPYGKSVWQGKPAAVISVSPGLLGGFGANHHLRQPLVFLDMPVLQQPEMYLSKAGDFIGADGKVNNDATRDFLKSFSGKFADWIERIRAGN; from the coding sequence ATGTCTCTGAACGTCGCCGTCATCGTCGGCAGCCTGCGCAAAGCCTCCTTCAACCGCTGCGTGGCCCTGGCGGTCAAAGAACTGGCCGCGCCGCGCCTGAACCTGGACATCGTCGAGATCGGCGACCTGCCGCTCTACAACCCGGACCTGGACGAAGACGCCCCGGCTCCCTGGACGCGTTTTCGCGGTGAAGTGGCCAAGGCCGATGCCGTGCTCTTTGTTACCCCGGAATACAACCGCTCGATGCCGGGCGCCATGAAGAACGCCATCGACGTGGGCTCGCGGCCCTATGGCAAGAGCGTATGGCAGGGCAAGCCGGCAGCCGTCATCAGCGTGTCGCCGGGCCTCTTGGGCGGATTCGGCGCCAACCACCACCTGCGCCAGCCTCTGGTGTTCCTGGACATGCCTGTCCTGCAGCAGCCGGAAATGTACCTGTCCAAGGCGGGCGATTTCATCGGCGCCGACGGCAAGGTCAACAACGACGCCACCCGCGACTTCCTCAAGAGCTTCTCCGGCAAATTCGCCGACTGGATAGAGCGGATCCGCGCCGGCAACTGA
- a CDS encoding tetratricopeptide repeat protein, which produces MSTFSGAESSQNALEEAMRLGAQGRIEQAAAAYERVLAQDLGCVEAHMGLSLMLTTLGRLPEAIRACQGALALRPELPELHHNLGALFNCLSAHAQAEAALRQAIALRPLYVEAHYALGMTLVAMERLQEAEVAFQLVIVLRPEMVEAHRQLASVLARRDLPRQAEIVYRQALALQPDHAESLKRLGAVLHRQCRLGEAVDAYRQALAAQPAMADVLHNLGTALGQLGRLPEAEAALRESLALRPGYAETQFGLGMILLGAGRLAEGWPFYELRHRTKKRLRHSLHPGLGPQCPPWQGEPLAGKSLLVWHEQGLGDVIQFGRFLPVLKAQGAARITLACFPELRALCAGMPGIDVVDVNDAVGLMPGHDYQTFVMTVPRWLDTSLQTIAPAVYLHADARRIQSWRERLAPLPGKKIGLAWRGSVTNLNDEGRSLSTLAILEPLWRVPGLSFVSLQKGPGEDQARNPPPGQPLLHLGSDIADFADTAAIIEQLDLVISVDTAVAHLAGSMGKPCWVMLPALNVDWRWLREREDSPWYPGTLRLFRQTEPGTWDAVVAAMAQALG; this is translated from the coding sequence ATGTCCACATTTTCCGGCGCCGAATCATCGCAGAACGCTTTGGAAGAAGCCATGCGCCTGGGCGCGCAGGGCCGCATCGAGCAGGCCGCCGCGGCCTACGAGCGGGTTCTGGCGCAGGATCTCGGGTGCGTCGAAGCCCATATGGGCCTGAGCCTGATGCTGACCACCCTGGGCAGGCTGCCCGAGGCGATCCGGGCCTGCCAGGGCGCCCTGGCCCTGCGGCCCGAACTGCCCGAACTGCACCACAATCTGGGAGCACTGTTCAACTGCCTGAGCGCGCACGCGCAGGCCGAGGCCGCCCTGCGCCAGGCCATTGCGCTGCGGCCGCTTTATGTCGAAGCGCACTACGCCCTGGGCATGACGCTGGTCGCCATGGAAAGGCTGCAGGAAGCCGAGGTGGCTTTCCAGCTGGTGATCGTCTTGCGGCCCGAAATGGTCGAAGCGCATCGGCAACTGGCTTCGGTTCTGGCCAGGCGCGACCTGCCGCGGCAAGCCGAGATCGTCTATCGGCAGGCGTTGGCGCTGCAGCCGGACCATGCCGAGAGCCTCAAGCGCCTGGGCGCCGTGCTGCACCGTCAGTGCCGGCTAGGGGAGGCGGTGGATGCTTATCGGCAAGCGCTGGCCGCGCAGCCTGCAATGGCCGATGTGCTGCACAATCTGGGTACGGCCCTGGGCCAGCTCGGTCGCCTGCCCGAAGCCGAGGCCGCCCTGCGCGAATCCCTGGCCCTGCGTCCGGGCTATGCGGAGACCCAGTTCGGCCTGGGCATGATTCTGCTGGGCGCGGGGCGCCTGGCCGAAGGCTGGCCGTTCTACGAGCTGCGTCACCGCACCAAGAAGCGACTGCGGCACAGCCTGCACCCCGGCCTGGGGCCGCAATGCCCGCCGTGGCAAGGCGAGCCGCTGGCGGGCAAATCGCTGCTGGTCTGGCACGAGCAGGGCTTGGGCGACGTGATTCAGTTCGGGCGTTTTCTGCCCGTGCTCAAAGCCCAGGGCGCGGCCCGCATCACCCTGGCCTGCTTTCCCGAATTGCGGGCATTGTGCGCCGGCATGCCCGGAATCGATGTGGTCGACGTCAACGATGCCGTGGGCTTGATGCCCGGGCATGACTACCAGACCTTTGTCATGACTGTGCCGCGCTGGCTGGATACCTCGTTGCAGACCATTGCGCCCGCCGTCTACCTGCACGCCGATGCGCGACGCATCCAGTCCTGGCGCGAACGGCTGGCGCCGCTGCCCGGCAAGAAGATCGGCCTGGCCTGGCGTGGCAGCGTCACCAATCTGAACGACGAAGGCCGCTCGCTATCCACGCTGGCGATCCTGGAGCCGCTATGGCGCGTGCCCGGTCTGAGCTTTGTCAGCCTGCAAAAAGGTCCGGGCGAAGACCAGGCCCGCAATCCGCCCCCAGGGCAGCCCTTGCTGCACCTGGGGTCGGACATCGCCGATTTCGCCGATACCGCGGCCATCATCGAGCAGCTCGACCTGGTTATCAGCGTGGACACCGCCGTCGCCCATCTGGCCGGCTCGATGGGCAAGCCCTGCTGGGTGATGCTGCCGGCGCTGAACGTCGACTGGCGCTGGCTGCGCGAGCGCGAGGACAGCCCCTGGTATCCCGGGACCCTGCGCTTGTTTCGCCAGACCGAACCCGGGACCTGGGATGCGGTCGTCGCGGCGATGGCGCAGGCCTTGGGTTAA
- a CDS encoding LysE family translocator, with protein MPELSNLIGFALISLGMVLTPGPNMIYLVSRSICQGRAAGLISLGGVALGFVFYMLCAAFGITALVLAVPYAYDLLRFAGGLYLLYLAWQAVKPGGRSPFQVRDLPQDSPRKLFTMGFVTNLLNPKIAVIYLSLLPQFISPAGHGGVLMQSLALGSTQILISLSVNAVIAMMAGSIAVFLARRPSWQTAQRWLMGTVLAGLAVRMALESRR; from the coding sequence ATGCCCGAACTTTCGAATCTGATCGGCTTCGCCCTCATTTCCCTGGGCATGGTGCTCACGCCCGGGCCGAACATGATCTATCTCGTTTCCCGCTCCATTTGCCAGGGTCGGGCCGCGGGGCTGATCTCCCTGGGCGGCGTGGCGCTGGGCTTTGTCTTCTATATGCTGTGCGCTGCGTTCGGCATAACGGCTCTGGTGCTGGCCGTCCCGTATGCCTACGATCTCTTGCGATTCGCAGGCGGACTCTACCTGCTCTACCTGGCCTGGCAGGCCGTCAAGCCCGGCGGGCGTTCGCCCTTCCAGGTGCGCGACCTGCCCCAGGACAGTCCGCGCAAGCTGTTCACCATGGGCTTTGTGACGAATCTGCTCAACCCCAAGATCGCAGTCATATACCTGTCGCTGTTGCCCCAGTTCATCAGTCCCGCCGGCCACGGCGGCGTATTGATGCAATCGCTGGCGCTGGGTTCGACGCAAATTCTCATCAGCTTGAGTGTCAATGCGGTGATCGCCATGATGGCGGGGTCCATCGCGGTGTTCCTGGCCAGGCGGCCTTCCTGGCAGACTGCGCAGCGCTGGCTGATGGGCACGGTGCTTGCGGGTCTGGCCGTGCGCATGGCGCTTGAAAGCCGGCGTTGA
- a CDS encoding DMT family transporter: MNRSILYALLAAVLFGASTPLAKVLTADVPPILLAGLLYLGSGLGLTIIRFARDRGWQASGLKAAEWPWLLGAIGFGGVLGPVALMFGLTSTTGAAASLLLNLEAVLTALLAWIAFKENTDSRIVLGMVAIVAGGVLLAWPHGRIGQSGWQGPAAIATACLCWAIDNNLTRKVSASDALFIAGCKGGVAGVVNVALALLLGAALPSAHRVLPAMTLGLFGYGISLVMFVLALRGLGSSRTGAYFSTAPFVGAAIALLFMGEQVSWQFWLAAALMALGVWLHLTERHGHAHTHEVIEHGHRHVHDAHHQHEHPADWDGSEPHSHPHRHEPITHSHPHFPDIHHRHSH, encoded by the coding sequence ATGAATCGATCCATCCTTTACGCTTTGTTGGCCGCGGTGCTGTTCGGCGCCAGCACGCCGCTGGCCAAGGTGCTCACCGCGGACGTGCCGCCCATCTTGTTGGCCGGCTTGCTCTATCTGGGCAGCGGCTTGGGCCTGACGATCATCCGTTTCGCGCGCGATCGCGGCTGGCAAGCGTCCGGCCTGAAAGCGGCGGAATGGCCCTGGCTGCTGGGCGCCATCGGCTTTGGCGGCGTGCTCGGCCCCGTTGCGCTCATGTTCGGCCTGACCAGCACGACAGGGGCGGCGGCTTCGCTGCTGCTCAATCTCGAGGCCGTGCTGACGGCGCTGCTGGCCTGGATCGCATTCAAGGAGAACACGGATAGCCGCATCGTGTTGGGCATGGTGGCCATCGTCGCCGGCGGCGTGCTGCTGGCGTGGCCGCACGGCCGGATCGGGCAGTCCGGCTGGCAGGGGCCGGCGGCCATCGCCACGGCCTGCCTGTGCTGGGCCATCGACAACAATCTGACGCGCAAGGTGTCAGCGTCGGACGCACTCTTTATCGCCGGCTGCAAGGGGGGGGTGGCCGGCGTGGTGAACGTTGCGCTGGCGCTGCTGCTGGGCGCGGCATTGCCGTCCGCGCATCGGGTCTTGCCTGCGATGACGCTGGGCCTGTTCGGCTACGGCATCAGCCTGGTGATGTTCGTGCTGGCCCTAAGAGGTTTGGGCTCGTCGCGCACGGGTGCCTATTTCTCGACCGCGCCTTTCGTCGGCGCGGCCATCGCGCTGCTGTTTATGGGCGAGCAGGTTTCATGGCAGTTCTGGTTGGCGGCCGCCTTGATGGCCCTGGGCGTCTGGCTGCATCTCACCGAACGGCATGGGCACGCGCACACGCACGAGGTGATCGAGCATGGCCATCGTCATGTGCACGATGCACATCACCAGCACGAGCACCCTGCGGATTGGGACGGCAGCGAGCCGCATAGCCATCCGCATCGCCATGAACCCATCACCCACAGCCACCCGCATTTTCCGGACATCCATCATCGGCATAGCCATTGA